Below is a window of Lacibacter sp. H407 DNA.
TCCAAAAAAGAAGGTTATTACCATTTACATAAAGACGCATTGATTGAATACCTGTTTTTGTCAACCATAATGGATCTAACGTATACGATATTTCCGCTGTTTTTAAACGAACATAAGAACCGTCGTAGTTGAAGAAATCGCCATAACTATATAACCGGGATTTCCATCGGGGAAGTGGTGAAGCAGCATCTGTATTCTCTTTTGTCCAATAATCTCCTTGTTTGAAAACAGAGTTCAGATTTGCAGCGAAGTTTGTTTGCGCAAGATTCCTTGTTACATTATTAACTGCATAGAATTGAACGAAAATTGAGAAACGTTTGTAATCAAATCCCACGCTGCCGGTGTATGTATTTTGAGGACGTTCCGGATAGGCGTAGGGTACATTATCAAAATTGTTAATTACACCATCACCATTGAAATCAATCAGATTAAAGTTGCCGGGTAATTTGTTATTATCGTTTTGATCCACAACACTGCTACCGTACACTTCATCCCACGTATTGTAATAACCTGAACGCAATTGCGATCTGTACTGTCCGATCTGATAACCCGCCTGCTTTAAATAATCATCCAATAATTGAGGATCGTCCCGATCGATGATCTCATCCTTTGCATGCGTTATGGCTACATTTCCCCATAAACGCATCTCTCTTTTGCTGCCAAAGTTTTTGTTGAACTTCAATTCAATTTCATATCCTTGTACAATTGTTTTACCCAGGTTAGATGTTGGTGGTGTACCGCCGAAATAAGCAGGCACCGCTCTTTGAGTTCCCGCTACTAACACGTCGGTTCTTTGATCTCTGTAAACTTCGAACGTACCTTCAATCAGTCCTCTGAATAATGAGAAATCTAAACCGATATTGGCCTTGGCCACTGTTTCCCAATGGATATCCGGATTACCAATTGTATTTTCTCTGAACCATACATAAGGACTGTTTGCATTGTTATCACCCATTCGTGATTGACCTCCAAAGGCCCACTGTGTTAGATAAAGATAATTTCCACCAATAGCGTCGTTACCTACCAGACCGTACGAACCACGGATCTTCAACGTGGATACCCATGGCAATTTGTCCATGAACTTTTCATTCGTCAATGTCCAACCTACTGCGGCAGAAGGGAAAAAGTCGAACCTGTAATCAGGACCAAATCTTTGTGAACCGTTGTAAGCTCCGTTGATCTCAGCAAAGTATCTGTTTGCAAAATTGTATGTGCTTCTAAACACCCAGTCTTCACGAAACTCAGGAAACGAGCTGCCCTGTGCATTTTCATTGCGCATAAACAAGCCCATGGTTGTGATATTATGCCTTCCGATTTTAGCAGAATGATTCAGTTGTAACTGATACACACGCCTTCTTCTTGTTTGTCCATTCTGGAAAGCATCAGGACGTACTGACCATTGCGGTAATATATAATCGAACTGATTAGGACCTGCTGTGTTTCTGTATTGCACTCTTCCGTCAGGAGCGATCCATTTAACGATCGCACTTCCATCATCAAATTGACCACCTTGCGCAACAAACGTATTATCTAAAGAATACGAACCTCTAAACGAAAGGTTTTTTACCAACATCCCCAGATCCTGTGTCAATATAAAATCGGTTGTCATCTGCGTAGTCTTCGTATTTCTTACCCCGTTGTTTGAAAGTATGTGTGCAGGGTTATTGGTTGACACTGGATCAAGCGGATAATAACCAAAAGCACCATCACTGTACTGCGGATAAAAAAGATCGGGTGCAAGACCATAAATTCCCTGATACCATGAATATTCAAAACCGCTCCATGTATCCTGTCTTTTTCCATAAAGTGTGGAAATGTTAGTTGAGAGCGTAGTACTTTTTGTTAGTTTGAAATCAAGGTTTGCACGAATATTTAACCTGTCGTAAAAAAATCCCGGCTTGTAACCTTTTCCATTGTCAGGGATTTTCATAATGTCGCCTTCATGAAGAAAATCTACAGAAGTAAAATATTTTACAAAACTTGATCCGCCTGAAATATTGATGTTGGCATTTTGTGCCATCGCCATTTTCTTTAATGACTCAGCCTGCCAGTCAATATTGGGATATTGCTGTGCTTCTTGCGCATTTGCAGGGTTACGATATTTATCAATAATTGCCTGCGGTGTATAATCTTGCCAGGATGCCGGACTAACGCCCAACTCCCGTTCGATCGCCATATTTCTGATTGTTAACGCATCATATGCATCGTACTTCTCGGGCAAACGAGAAGGAACTTTCATTGTAGAGTTAACTGTAATATTGATGTTTGCTTTACCTTCTACACCTCTTTTAGTAGTGATAAGAACAACACCGTTTGCACCTTTTACACCAAACACGGCTGTAGCAGATGCATCTTTTAATATCGAAACACTTTCTACTGAACCAATATCAACTCCAGCCATAGGACGTTCAATACCATCTACTAAAATGAGTGGTCCTGCACTGTTCCATGTTCCCTGACCCCGTATAAAAATGAGCGGATCTTCAGCACCCGGCATACCTGTTCCCTGTACAGTTATAACGCCCGGTACATTACCTGTAAGTGCGGCACCTATATTGGAAACACCACCCGCACGCTGAAGTACTTTACCTGTTGTTTGAGTAATGGCACCAACAACGCTTTCTTTCTTCTGTCGACCATAACCCACCACCACAACGTCTTCTAACGTAGAGCGTGCAACACTTAACCTTACTTCGATGATATTTTGGTCTCCTACATTCACTTCCAACTCATCCATTCCAACATAACTGATCAAAAGCGTTTTGTCTTTTGATGGAATTGTTATTTTGAAATTACCAGCGGCATCGGTTGTAGTTACAATAGCGGTACCTTTTACCTTAACGGTAGCCCCGGAAAGGGCAACACCAGAAGAATCTTTAACTGACCCCGAAACCGTTTGTGCACTTACTTGTGCCATAACCGGTAACCCCGCCAATAAAATCCCGAAAAGAGCAAGTGTCAGCTTATGCAGCCAGTTGTTTGCCACGCATTTCATACTTGATTTTTTTAATTTATAGAAAGCCTTGATTTTGACATTTTATATAACATTCCTTCCTGAATACTTTGTGGTTATTCGCTCACTTCATCTTCCTGTAACTACTCCTATCGTTTCTCAATAAGTAAATCCTTTTTTATTGCCGGATCTTCAGGTGTGTTTCATAAGCCTTAGCTAATGCCGACTGATTGACTCGTTCCTATTCTTATTTCAGAGATGAACCAAGCAAGTGGCTTCTCAAACGTTGCAAATGTTTTTCGTAAGCCTTTTCTTTTCTTCTGGTTGAATCGCTCACTGTTTTGTTTCGTAAATTCTCAAACATCA
It encodes the following:
- a CDS encoding SusC/RagA family TonB-linked outer membrane protein yields the protein MKCVANNWLHKLTLALFGILLAGLPVMAQVSAQTVSGSVKDSSGVALSGATVKVKGTAIVTTTDAAGNFKITIPSKDKTLLISYVGMDELEVNVGDQNIIEVRLSVARSTLEDVVVVGYGRQKKESVVGAITQTTGKVLQRAGGVSNIGAALTGNVPGVITVQGTGMPGAEDPLIFIRGQGTWNSAGPLILVDGIERPMAGVDIGSVESVSILKDASATAVFGVKGANGVVLITTKRGVEGKANINITVNSTMKVPSRLPEKYDAYDALTIRNMAIERELGVSPASWQDYTPQAIIDKYRNPANAQEAQQYPNIDWQAESLKKMAMAQNANINISGGSSFVKYFTSVDFLHEGDIMKIPDNGKGYKPGFFYDRLNIRANLDFKLTKSTTLSTNISTLYGKRQDTWSGFEYSWYQGIYGLAPDLFYPQYSDGAFGYYPLDPVSTNNPAHILSNNGVRNTKTTQMTTDFILTQDLGMLVKNLSFRGSYSLDNTFVAQGGQFDDGSAIVKWIAPDGRVQYRNTAGPNQFDYILPQWSVRPDAFQNGQTRRRRVYQLQLNHSAKIGRHNITTMGLFMRNENAQGSSFPEFREDWVFRSTYNFANRYFAEINGAYNGSQRFGPDYRFDFFPSAAVGWTLTNEKFMDKLPWVSTLKIRGSYGLVGNDAIGGNYLYLTQWAFGGQSRMGDNNANSPYVWFRENTIGNPDIHWETVAKANIGLDFSLFRGLIEGTFEVYRDQRTDVLVAGTQRAVPAYFGGTPPTSNLGKTIVQGYEIELKFNKNFGSKREMRLWGNVAITHAKDEIIDRDDPQLLDDYLKQAGYQIGQYRSQLRSGYYNTWDEVYGSSVVDQNDNNKLPGNFNLIDFNGDGVINNFDNVPYAYPERPQNTYTGSVGFDYKRFSIFVQFYAVNNVTRNLAQTNFAANLNSVFKQGDYWTKENTDAASPLPRWKSRLYSYGDFFNYDGSYVRLKTAEISYTLDPLWLTKTGIQSMRLYVNGNNLLFWSKMPDDREANVGSSNFSGQGAYPTVRRINFGINLSL